CATCAATCTTATGGCGTGATTCAGATAAAGCACCACAAGCGGCAGAAGCGATGGGTATGACAGCACCTCGTCTTAAAGAGCTTGAGCTAATTGATAACATTATCGAAGAGCCACTAGGTGGTGCGCACCGTAACGTGCCATTAATGGCTAACACGCTAAAAGCTCAGCTGAAAGCAACGCTTGAAGAGTTAGACACAATGGACACTGAAACGTTACTAGAACGTCGTTACCAGCGTCTAATGAGCTACGGCTACTGTTAAATAACTGCATGTTATTAAATGAAGAGGTCAGCATGATGCTGGCCTTTTTTGTATTTCTCGTTTAGTGCGGCCTATTGCTGCGTTAAACTGGTGTTTTATCGTTATGTTGAAAGAAGCCATGTTATATCCCTCTTTTTCTCGCCAACTACTCACAACCCACAATGCCGGCAGTAAAAGTTTTGTTCTTGCTTTTAGTGGTGGGTTAGATTCGCGAGTGTTACTGGATTTAATGGCTCGATTTATTGCTCAATACCCGACTTATTCTTGCCATGCCGTTTATGTACATCATGGCTTGAGTAACAATGCCGATGTGTGGGCTGAGAAATGTTTAGCGTGGGCAAAGCAAAGTGGGATCAGCTGCGATGTTGAACGAGTGATGGTTGAGACGGGAAACCGTATCAGTCTTGAACAAGCAGCGCGAGAGGCTCGCTACAAGGCATTAGCTAAACATGTTCAACAGGGAGATACCTTATTAACGGCACAACACAGTGATGATCAGATAGAGACTTTTTTGTTGGCGCTTAAACGCGGTAGTGGTCCTGCTGGATTAGCATCAATGCCCGTTATTTTACCTTTTGCTAAAGGTACACATTTAAGACCGTTATTGAATGTGACTCGTGCTGAGATTGAACAATACGGCAAGGCTCACCAACTTGAATGGGTGGAAGATGAGAGTAACCAAGATGAGCGTTACGATCGTAATTTTATCCGTCATCAGATCACCCCTCGTCTGGTAGAACGTTGGTCGGGCATCCATAAAGCGGTTGCACGAAGTAGTGCATTGTGTGGTGAACAAGAAGCGTTATTAGAAGAGCTATTATCGACGCAGTTGGCTCAAGCAACGCAGCAAGATGGGAGTTTATTGCTGGCTAAAAATACTACTCAGCGTGTTGGAATGGCATTGATTAGACAATGGTTAAAACGACAAAAAGTGGTGATGCCGTCTTTAGCTCAACTTGAGCAGATTTGGTTTAACGTTGTATTAGCGAAACAAGATGCCAACCCTAAGTTATGTTGGTCAAATGTCGAAGTTCGTCGCAGCCAAGGGAAATTGTATTTACTGCAGCAATGGAGTGATATCAGTCAATGGCAAGCATCACTTGAACTTAATGCTGCATGTCAACTACCACAGGATTTAGGCGCGTTAGTATTATCGGAAAGCGGTTGTGATAAAGCGCTTCGATACCCACAAAAAGATGAGCAAGTTACGGTGCGCTTTTGTTATCAAGGCGATCCCATCAAACCATTAGGACGCAGTGGTAGTCGTAAACTCAAGAAACTGTTTCAAGAGTATCAAGTCCCGAGTTGGTTACGCAGTCGAACGCCTTTTATTTTTTATGGCGACAAACTTGTAGCCGTTGTTGGCTATTTTGTTGTTGCCGATTTTTCAGGCGATGATATTGCTATTAATCACCGAATTTAACCAATCAATTTTATAAATCTTCAATAAAGGTCACATAACTTATATTCAATTAGTTTCTTTGCTATTTACTAGTTAGTTAATCGTTAAATTTATTGTATTTTTGGCGCTTTATTCTTTCAGTAAGGAATGTAAATGAGGGTTGGTGTTCTATGTGGCGGCAGATCGAGTGAGCGAGAAGTATCACTAAAGTCTGGGGCGCAAATTGTATCTGCAGTTAAAGCCTTAGGGCATGACGTAATACAGCTAGATCCATGTAGCATTGATCTCTCAATGCTGAATCTTTATAAGCTGGATAAAGTATTTATTGCTTTACATGGTGGCTTAGGCGAAAGCGGACATATCCAAGCATTACTTGATATTTTACAGATCCCATACGTTGGAAGTGGCGTCTTAGCATCAGCGATCTCACTGAATAAACTGAAAACGAAAGAAGTGTGGTCGGCAAATGGTTTATTGACCGCACCTTGGGTATTGGTACGTAAATCGACATCTCAATCTGATATTTTAAAGGTCTGTGGTGAAATCACATTTCCTGTTGTGATCAAGCCTTTAAATCAAGGTTGTAGTATTGGGGTTGCTAAAGCCGATAATGAAGAACAATTATGGCAAGCACTGCTAGCTGCATTTGAATATGATGATGAAGTGTTAGTAGAGCAATTTATTGTTGGACGTGAATATACCTGTGCAGTATTGAATGATGAAGCGCTGCCTATAGTACAAATTTGTTCAGATACGTTTTTTGATTGGAGTGCTAAGTTCGGAACACAAAGTGCCACTTATCACTGTCCATCAGATTTGAGTGAGCAAGAAGAAAAGAGCATGCAGCAAGTTGTAAAGGCTGCATATAAAGCGTTAGGTTGTCGAGGTTGGGGGCGCGTAGATGTGCTGTTAACTGAAAATAACGATGTGTATTTAATTGAAATGAATACCATTCCAGGGATGACAGAGCGTAGTGTCTATCCAATGGCTGCAGCCCAAGCGGGTTTAACTTATGAAGCGTTAATTGCTAAGTTACTCGATAAAGCACAATTTGATACGATTTAATTCAAGTTTAAAAACACCGTAATAGTTATCCTATTGCGGTGTTTTTTTATGCTTGAAAGTTGGGGGAAATCTAGACGTATATGCAGATGATTACTTTAATGTTGTTTTTTTATCTATTTGGTAACTTTTTATTGCGAGATAATATAAAAAATATTAATGTACTAGTTCACTGATACGTTAGCTGTAAGGAATAGATATGAGCAAACCATCCACACTTGGCGGTGCATGCATTATTGCAAGCGTTTGTGTTGGCGCAGGCATGTTAGGTTTACCGAGTGCGGGGGCGGGTGCATGGACATTTTGGAGTGTTATTGCGATCTCATTGACCATGGTCATGATGACCTTATCCGGTTGGTTACTGTTAGAAGCACTAAAGCATTACAACTTTAAGGTGTCTTTTAATACCATCACCAAAGATGTACTAAATCGTAAAATCAACGTGATCAACAATCTGTCACTGTACTTTGTTGGTTGTATTTTGCTTTATGCTTACATTTCATCATCAGGCATGATTTTCAGTAACTTGCTCGGCATTAATGAAAAGTTAGCGTCAGTGTTATTTGTAGCGGTATGCTCTGCGTTTGTTCTACATTCAACTCGCGCTGTTGATCGTATTTCAATTCTACTGATTGTCTTTATGCTGGTGAGTTTTTTAATCGGTATCTCTGGTTTAGCGGTTAATATTCAGATACCAGTGCTGCTTGATACGACACATTTACATGCTAGTTACTCACCGTATGCGTTAGCCTTGTTACCGATTGCATTGACCTCGTTTGGTTACCATCACTCAGTTAGTACGATGCGTGATTACTACCGAGATGAATACCGTGCGAAAAATGCGATTTTAGGCGGTACCTTTATTGCGTTAGGTTTCTACTTGGTATGGGTATTATGTATTTTTGGTAATTTGCCGCGTGATGCGTTTGGCCCTGTAGTTTCTGCTGGTGGTGGTATTGATGCACTCACTCATGCTCTTGATAGCGTAATTGATTCTAATAGTGTGAAGCAGGCTATCCGTATTTTCTCAATCGCTGCTGTTGTGTCGTCATTTATTGGTGTCGGCTTAGGCGTCTTTGATTACCTTGCAGATTTTTTTGGCTTTGAAGACAGCAAACAAGGCCGCATGAAAACTTGGGCGATCACCTTTATTCCACCGCTATTATTCTCATTAGTGTCACCGTTTGGTTTTCTTACTGCGATTGGACTTGCAGGTGCAGCGGCGACTATCTGGGCGTGTATTATTCCGGCATTGTTAGCGAAGAAAACCCGTCAATGTAAAGCGTCGAAAGAAGGGTTTGTGGTACCGGGCGGTAATGTGACGGTGTATGTCGTGATTGGTTTTGGTGTAGTCACTGCCGTGTTCCATATTATGGCAATGGCAAATTTACTGCCGATTTTTAAAGGCTAATAAGAGTTTTATCCAGAAATAAAAACGGAAGCTTTTAGCTTCCGTTTTTTGTTTAGCGAAACTGTTTGGCTTCAGGCTGGTATTCAAATCCAGCACTTGCCAGTTTATCGATCAGCTTTTGACGATCGATATCGTAGTATTTAACAAGCTCATCGAGATTTTGGAATTCATCACGGATTTTCATGTTAACGATACTCATCAACATAATAGGATCCATGGATTCAAATTTAGCTAAGTCCATTATTTGTCCTCATGATCACTAATTAATAAATTAGCCGCAGCAAAAGCTGCACGTTCACGCACTTCTAGCGGTAGGCTGGTGTTTTCTGCAATATCGTTGAAAGTTTTGATTGCGCAGGCAATAGCTGCAGGAATGTATCCTTGATCGCCACTTCCAATTTGTGCATAGGTCGCACGAATAAGCTCACCACATTGATAAACTTGCATAATTAGCCCTCTTTAGAAAATATTCAAAGAGATAACAATATCTATTTGAATACTCTCAAATGTTATATACCCAAGTAACTTCAAGATGCAGTGTTCAGCGAGACGACCTTAGTTCTCAGGCGCAGCAACGATTCGTAGATATAGTGGTTCTACATTGAGAATTGTTAACAAAGTCTGAGAGCTAAGGACGCTCGCCCTTTGGAAGCGTGTCACTGAGCCGACTTCTTGCGTCAGACAACTTGGAAAGAGCTCGCTATTCCGCTTCGTTGCCTTCCTTGAATTCAACTCAGTGACCTCGCTCTGAATCAGGCATATTGAAGTCGCTTGGGTATAAATATCATAGCGTTAAACAATGTAAAAACGTAGTAGTTATGGTGTTTAGAACAACGGAATGATTATTTATTGCGCTTGTGTTGGTAGAGTTTACGATCGGCGCGTTCAATTAGAGATACCATCGAATCACCTTGAGTAAAGGTTGCTGTACCATAAGAAAAGCCAATATTGAGAGTACTAAGAATAGGGCTTTGATTGATGTAGTCGCTGATCCTTGCGGCGACTTTGATTTCAGAACGTGGGCTTGCAGGTTGCAGTAAAATAATAAATTCATCGCCACCAATGCGGTAACAACGATCAGAATTTCTGATCGCATGTTTTAAGGCTTGAGAAAATGCCTTAATCACTTTGTCACCATCGAGATGACCAAAGTTGTCATTGATCTGTTTGAAGTTGTCTAAATCACAGATAAACAGTACTAACTCCACACTGCGCTTTTCACTCATAGCAATGGCATGATGAATATCTTGCTCAAAGCACATTCGATTACATAAGCCAGACAATTGATCCATTAATGCCATATTTTTTACTTTACGGTATTCAATAGCGTTAAATAATGGACCTGCTAATAGACGATGATAAGTATGTAGCAAGCTGATTTCGTCATCATCCAGTGGGTATAAGGTTGAATATTGCAGAGTACCTAAACAGGTATCACTAAAGCGAAGAGCAAAACTTTTTTGATGAGGACTTGCTTGTCCTTGACGGATCAAGGTGGTGGTTTTATCTAAGCGCCAAACGAGGCGACAAATATCAATTTGTTTATCGAGCTCGCGGCATAGGATCTCAAATAGTAAGCGGATCTCTAACTTCCCTTGTAGCTTTTGCAGGATCAACAGGCGTTGATCTGCGGCTAAAGGTTTTTGCTTTAGCTTAGGGGAAGGAGATGAGGTTACGTGTTTAAATAAAGCCTGTTCCATCGCTACAAGATCGTTAACTATTTAGTTTGTCACTATAGGGGATCTTAAGCGCAGATCAATCGTAACAATCGGTTATGCAACGACTTTAACGTGTTACATCAAAAATTGGGGGAGACTCTGAGGTTTTTATTAATAAAAAAAGCTGCCATATTCGGCAGCTTTTTCAGTATGTTATGAGTATTTCAATTAAGCTAGTTTTTGCTTAAGGAACTCAACAACATCGTTTACAGCAACGGCTTCTTTAGTGCCAGCGCGACGGTTCTTATATTCCATCTCGCCATTTTCTAGGCTGCGGTTACCAATTACGATAGTGTGTGGGATACCGATCAATTCATGATCCGCAAACATTACACCTGGGCGCTCTTTACGATCATCAAATAGCACGTCGATACCAGCAGCAGTTAGTTCAGCGTACAGCTTTTCTGCCGCTTCTTTCACTTCTTCAGATTTCGCCATGTTCATTGGAACGATAGACACTTGGAAAGGTGCGATTGCGTCAGGCCAGATAATACCGTTTTCATCGTTGTTTTGCTCAATAGCAGAAGCAACAACACGAGAAACACCGATACCGTAACAAC
The sequence above is a segment of the Photobacterium leiognathi genome. Coding sequences within it:
- the tilS gene encoding tRNA lysidine(34) synthetase TilS; translation: MLKEAMLYPSFSRQLLTTHNAGSKSFVLAFSGGLDSRVLLDLMARFIAQYPTYSCHAVYVHHGLSNNADVWAEKCLAWAKQSGISCDVERVMVETGNRISLEQAAREARYKALAKHVQQGDTLLTAQHSDDQIETFLLALKRGSGPAGLASMPVILPFAKGTHLRPLLNVTRAEIEQYGKAHQLEWVEDESNQDERYDRNFIRHQITPRLVERWSGIHKAVARSSALCGEQEALLEELLSTQLAQATQQDGSLLLAKNTTQRVGMALIRQWLKRQKVVMPSLAQLEQIWFNVVLAKQDANPKLCWSNVEVRRSQGKLYLLQQWSDISQWQASLELNAACQLPQDLGALVLSESGCDKALRYPQKDEQVTVRFCYQGDPIKPLGRSGSRKLKKLFQEYQVPSWLRSRTPFIFYGDKLVAVVGYFVVADFSGDDIAINHRI
- a CDS encoding D-alanine--D-alanine ligase family protein; this encodes MRVGVLCGGRSSEREVSLKSGAQIVSAVKALGHDVIQLDPCSIDLSMLNLYKLDKVFIALHGGLGESGHIQALLDILQIPYVGSGVLASAISLNKLKTKEVWSANGLLTAPWVLVRKSTSQSDILKVCGEITFPVVIKPLNQGCSIGVAKADNEEQLWQALLAAFEYDDEVLVEQFIVGREYTCAVLNDEALPIVQICSDTFFDWSAKFGTQSATYHCPSDLSEQEEKSMQQVVKAAYKALGCRGWGRVDVLLTENNDVYLIEMNTIPGMTERSVYPMAAAQAGLTYEALIAKLLDKAQFDTI
- a CDS encoding YaeP family protein, whose amino-acid sequence is MQVYQCGELIRATYAQIGSGDQGYIPAAIACAIKTFNDIAENTSLPLEVRERAAFAAANLLISDHEDK
- a CDS encoding DUF4250 domain-containing protein; amino-acid sequence: MDLAKFESMDPIMLMSIVNMKIRDEFQNLDELVKYYDIDRQKLIDKLASAGFEYQPEAKQFR
- a CDS encoding aromatic amino acid transport family protein, yielding MSKPSTLGGACIIASVCVGAGMLGLPSAGAGAWTFWSVIAISLTMVMMTLSGWLLLEALKHYNFKVSFNTITKDVLNRKINVINNLSLYFVGCILLYAYISSSGMIFSNLLGINEKLASVLFVAVCSAFVLHSTRAVDRISILLIVFMLVSFLIGISGLAVNIQIPVLLDTTHLHASYSPYALALLPIALTSFGYHHSVSTMRDYYRDEYRAKNAILGGTFIALGFYLVWVLCIFGNLPRDAFGPVVSAGGGIDALTHALDSVIDSNSVKQAIRIFSIAAVVSSFIGVGLGVFDYLADFFGFEDSKQGRMKTWAITFIPPLLFSLVSPFGFLTAIGLAGAAATIWACIIPALLAKKTRQCKASKEGFVVPGGNVTVYVVIGFGVVTAVFHIMAMANLLPIFKG
- a CDS encoding GGDEF domain-containing protein; this translates as MEQALFKHVTSSPSPKLKQKPLAADQRLLILQKLQGKLEIRLLFEILCRELDKQIDICRLVWRLDKTTTLIRQGQASPHQKSFALRFSDTCLGTLQYSTLYPLDDDEISLLHTYHRLLAGPLFNAIEYRKVKNMALMDQLSGLCNRMCFEQDIHHAIAMSEKRSVELVLFICDLDNFKQINDNFGHLDGDKVIKAFSQALKHAIRNSDRCYRIGGDEFIILLQPASPRSEIKVAARISDYINQSPILSTLNIGFSYGTATFTQGDSMVSLIERADRKLYQHKRNK